In Paenibacillus algicola, a genomic segment contains:
- a CDS encoding carbohydrate ABC transporter permease: MPQYPTAGHDPAPQARSKRDYNAISPFWNVIFNIIIGVFAFSCIFPFLFVIMISLTDEQTLAMEGFSLWPSQFSTAAYSYIFQTGGELLSSFSLTLLITVLGTLINLTLVTTYAYALSRRSFEFRGFFSFVAFFTMLFSGGMVPGYIVMTQFLHLQNTIWSLILPLSLSAFSIIVMRTFFQTTVPDEIIESARIDGAGEFTTFVRIVLPVSLPGIATIGLFSSLGYWNDWFNALLYYNDPQKTPPLQYLLMQIEKNMDFLTQNAQNLGSFDAAAGIPTETVRMAMVVLATLPIIMAYPFFQRYFVQGLTVGSVKG; this comes from the coding sequence ATGCCGCAGTACCCAACAGCCGGACATGATCCGGCGCCGCAAGCCCGGAGTAAAAGAGACTATAATGCGATCTCGCCATTTTGGAATGTGATCTTCAATATTATTATTGGGGTGTTCGCCTTCTCTTGTATTTTCCCGTTCTTGTTTGTTATTATGATCTCTTTGACAGATGAGCAGACACTGGCCATGGAGGGCTTCAGCCTGTGGCCCAGCCAGTTCAGCACCGCGGCGTACTCGTATATTTTTCAAACCGGGGGAGAATTGCTGTCCTCCTTCAGTCTGACGCTGCTCATTACGGTGCTGGGCACGCTGATTAACCTGACGCTGGTCACAACCTACGCTTATGCGTTGTCGCGCCGCAGCTTTGAATTCCGGGGATTTTTCAGCTTCGTTGCGTTCTTCACCATGCTGTTCTCAGGTGGAATGGTTCCCGGCTACATCGTCATGACCCAGTTCCTGCACCTGCAAAATACGATCTGGTCTCTGATTCTTCCGCTCTCACTCAGCGCTTTCTCAATCATTGTGATGCGGACATTTTTCCAGACGACGGTGCCGGATGAAATTATCGAATCTGCCCGTATTGACGGAGCCGGCGAATTTACGACCTTTGTGCGGATTGTGCTTCCGGTCTCGCTGCCGGGCATTGCAACAATTGGCTTGTTCAGCTCGCTAGGCTACTGGAATGACTGGTTTAATGCGCTGCTGTACTACAACGATCCGCAAAAAACACCGCCGCTGCAATATCTGCTGATGCAGATTGAGAAAAACATGGATTTTCTGACGCAGAATGCCCAGAATCTCGGCTCATTCGATGCGGCAGCCGGAATCCCGACGGAAACGGTTCGTATGGCGATGGTGGTGCTGGCTACACTGCCGATTATTATGGCGTATCCGTTCTTCCAGCGGTATTTTGTCCAGGGCCTAACCGTAGGCTCCGTGAAAGGATAA
- a CDS encoding response regulator transcription factor: MRKVYFADDEPLIVQGLKAILDWGKYGLEVAGTARNGEEALTELLEQPVDLLITDIMMPRLNGLELIRRVKERHPGTKCIVLSGYEEFEYVKTGITLGIHNYILKPINLEELESTVSHIVQEWEREGERRFQLEEDWKVLQSHVLQRWVHGSIDLAELRQRAELLALPLEGSCYQVQVIRTWVEEGEACPISRLADELQAMLLERADEGRQAIAFSDHEDLVVIHIWQQCRHEESRCQSLLPELHVLQQQHGLRLWCTLGRRVCREGLSEVAASYEEGKRQLEQALLAAEAPSQCTGLQELPPAPEGGLELFKKVIIEGDLEVIQDHIREALRVEAGVSLVSRESYWNAAVQLMLAVKELEKNPDYSEVFIPLQDIHTLKQLQEHVRCIVESTLLKQQEQEEGYSPHVSFLTAQVQHHYGEELSLKTLSHRMGLHPNYLGHLFQQEVGVTFSDYLNQFRIEKATQLLLYTDQKTSDIALRVGYLDSSYFYRQFKKYTGVSPTEMRTRFARV; this comes from the coding sequence ATGAGAAAGGTATATTTTGCAGATGATGAGCCGCTCATTGTTCAAGGCCTGAAGGCAATTCTGGATTGGGGGAAATACGGGCTGGAGGTCGCGGGAACAGCGCGAAATGGCGAAGAAGCTCTGACGGAGCTGCTGGAGCAGCCGGTGGATCTGCTGATCACAGACATTATGATGCCAAGGTTGAACGGCCTGGAACTGATCCGGCGTGTCAAGGAGCGGCACCCCGGCACCAAATGTATTGTGTTAAGCGGCTACGAGGAGTTTGAGTACGTAAAGACCGGTATTACGCTTGGCATTCATAATTATATCCTGAAGCCGATCAATCTGGAGGAGCTGGAATCTACGGTAAGCCATATCGTGCAGGAGTGGGAGCGCGAGGGTGAGCGCCGTTTCCAGCTGGAGGAAGACTGGAAGGTGCTGCAAAGCCATGTGCTGCAGCGCTGGGTGCACGGCAGTATAGATCTGGCCGAGCTGCGTCAGCGAGCCGAGCTGCTCGCCCTGCCGCTCGAAGGCAGCTGCTATCAGGTCCAGGTCATCCGGACGTGGGTCGAAGAGGGGGAGGCCTGTCCGATCTCCCGGCTTGCGGATGAACTTCAGGCCATGCTGCTGGAGCGGGCGGACGAAGGCAGGCAGGCGATTGCTTTTTCCGACCATGAAGACCTCGTCGTGATTCATATCTGGCAGCAATGCCGACACGAGGAGAGCAGGTGCCAGTCGCTGCTGCCGGAGCTTCACGTGCTGCAGCAGCAGCACGGGCTGAGACTGTGGTGCACGCTGGGCAGGAGGGTCTGCAGGGAAGGATTGTCCGAGGTGGCTGCAAGCTATGAAGAGGGTAAGCGTCAGCTGGAGCAGGCACTGCTTGCGGCAGAGGCACCGTCACAGTGCACTGGGCTTCAGGAACTGCCGCCTGCGCCGGAAGGAGGGCTGGAGCTTTTTAAGAAGGTCATTATTGAGGGCGACCTGGAGGTCATTCAAGATCATATTCGGGAGGCGCTGCGGGTGGAGGCAGGTGTGTCCTTGGTATCCCGGGAGAGCTACTGGAATGCCGCAGTCCAGCTGATGCTTGCTGTCAAGGAACTGGAGAAGAACCCGGATTACAGTGAGGTGTTCATTCCGCTGCAGGACATTCACACCTTGAAGCAGCTTCAGGAGCATGTGCGGTGCATTGTGGAGAGCACCCTTTTGAAGCAGCAGGAGCAGGAAGAGGGGTACAGTCCTCACGTTTCCTTCCTGACGGCCCAGGTGCAGCATCACTATGGAGAGGAGCTTTCACTCAAGACCTTGAGCCATAGGATGGGGCTGCATCCCAATTATTTGGGCCATCTGTTTCAGCAGGAGGTGGGCGTCACCTTCTCGGATTATCTTAATCAGTTTCGGATTGAAAAAGCGACACAGCTGCTGCTGTACACGGATCAGAAGACCTCGGACATCGCGCTTCGTGTAGGCTATCTCGACAGCTCCTATTTCTATCGGCAGTTCAAAAAATACACCGGCGTTTCTCCGACGGAAATGCGAACGCGCTTCGCCCGGGTGTAA
- a CDS encoding amidase family protein → MFNIQNTSVSEKKQSAKDPLDPRRRKRSKSKKSAFAATLALSMVFAGVVPFNSVNALTKVTSTSGTEWEVHDSYAPNLDTGSIRRAVNTPIQGFGNIFVQVSTSPEPRMNGQMMRGFGLVYDGEDEFATTQAVNLGDVHITRDIYFNSANNRVRYFDTFTNTTSSPVTVDVSFGGSLGYGTGNYQGVVKMTSSGDASIESDDAWALIANSRSSDRPIGVVLGSAAPFAGALQGTGNQQQDPFTVPLATYGNDSNFYGFIHSLTIEPGETQSLARFVVAGETGTDGLTQAADSLNQLVMNPDLTELTAEEVCTISNWDLSSLDQFDASACAAPTRLNIPAAPASAPLVTTSNYDVFNKSIVQMQRDMELGVTTSEAITRAYLDRIAAYDMGQLGFHSFLHVSETAIQQAIEADQARRGGQRGGLLGIPIAIKDIYDTKDMPTTGGSRALEGWQPSSDAYQVQKLREAGAVIIGKTNTSEFANSGSFSESGWMQTWNALYPSKTSFGSSGGSAVAVGAGFAAAAMGTQTGVSLYAPTVGASLTTFRGTDGMASVSGVMPLTWGQDYAGPMARTVTDLAYLLNATTGTDPSDILTVEADAKRPADWTAALNTNALQGKRIGYIPSSFNSSFADDGTGQAIIDQFKHLEDAGAIMVEMATPPGGGEKTEGNPGAEGWARYLEPHANFPYASANELLASEKVLLYNQRANQNRTRMSEEEVQKYIDYRTNYKNIIAGWMDEYEVDSVVYAGFISDMYNNDAQAAQLSSDRGTGVLTSSVGLPTVVVPVGTSPNGYSISMQLVGKAWDDANVLAMGYALEQQSMAQSVTTFAPALSYVPPTTTPGNGGDETPTTPPGNGSGGDAPTTPAPTTPPVNGGGTETPTTPELPGGEPEVPVTPTPELKTFADTQGHWANSSIQFLIQRGLISGYPDETFRPNLSITRAEALKVLVMELGLNQQGGSFKDVPSTHWAAGYIGAAQQAGLMTGYTDGKFRPNDQLNRAEMAALVVRAFQLGGNSSTSFPDVQADSWSAGYIHALSANNIVTGYTDGTFRPTKAITRAEFATMVTRVLQR, encoded by the coding sequence ATGTTTAACATCCAGAATACGTCAGTGTCCGAGAAGAAACAGTCCGCTAAAGATCCGTTAGACCCCAGAAGGAGGAAGAGAAGCAAGAGCAAGAAGTCAGCTTTTGCCGCAACTCTAGCACTCAGTATGGTTTTTGCAGGAGTTGTACCGTTCAACAGCGTCAATGCGTTAACTAAGGTTACATCAACAAGCGGTACAGAGTGGGAGGTTCACGATTCCTACGCACCTAACCTTGACACAGGCAGCATTCGCAGAGCGGTCAATACGCCGATTCAGGGCTTCGGCAATATTTTTGTTCAGGTTTCGACTTCACCGGAGCCTCGGATGAATGGTCAAATGATGAGAGGCTTTGGGCTGGTATATGACGGTGAGGATGAATTTGCAACAACTCAAGCGGTAAATCTGGGGGATGTACATATTACACGTGATATTTACTTCAACAGTGCAAACAACCGTGTGCGTTATTTTGATACTTTTACGAATACAACAAGCTCTCCGGTAACCGTTGATGTCTCGTTCGGGGGCTCGCTGGGTTATGGAACGGGCAACTACCAAGGCGTGGTGAAAATGACTTCCAGTGGAGATGCGTCCATCGAATCCGATGATGCATGGGCTTTAATTGCAAATTCCAGGTCATCTGATCGACCGATTGGCGTAGTCCTGGGATCCGCCGCTCCGTTTGCAGGAGCACTGCAGGGGACGGGGAATCAGCAGCAGGATCCGTTTACGGTTCCTTTGGCCACATACGGCAATGATTCCAACTTCTACGGCTTCATCCACAGCTTGACGATCGAGCCCGGCGAGACTCAGTCGCTTGCACGATTTGTCGTGGCAGGGGAGACGGGAACAGACGGGTTAACTCAAGCTGCGGATTCACTGAATCAACTGGTGATGAATCCGGATCTGACTGAGTTGACCGCTGAAGAGGTATGTACCATCAGTAACTGGGACCTGTCGAGCTTGGACCAGTTTGATGCTTCAGCCTGTGCAGCGCCTACACGACTAAACATTCCTGCCGCGCCGGCCTCAGCACCGCTGGTGACAACCTCCAACTACGATGTGTTCAACAAAAGCATTGTTCAAATGCAGCGAGACATGGAACTTGGCGTCACCACCTCGGAGGCTATAACTCGTGCATATCTAGACCGCATTGCGGCCTATGACATGGGTCAGCTCGGCTTCCATTCCTTCCTCCATGTGTCGGAAACGGCAATTCAGCAGGCCATTGAAGCAGATCAGGCTCGCCGTGGGGGTCAGCGGGGAGGACTGCTAGGCATACCGATTGCGATCAAGGACATTTATGACACGAAGGATATGCCGACTACCGGCGGGTCCAGAGCACTGGAAGGCTGGCAGCCAAGCTCTGATGCCTATCAGGTTCAAAAGCTGAGAGAAGCGGGAGCTGTAATCATTGGTAAGACGAATACATCCGAATTTGCAAATAGTGGCAGCTTTAGTGAAAGCGGCTGGATGCAAACCTGGAATGCACTTTATCCTTCCAAAACCTCATTCGGTTCTAGCGGTGGTTCTGCAGTAGCTGTCGGAGCAGGTTTTGCAGCCGCTGCAATGGGCACACAAACTGGCGTTTCCTTGTACGCGCCTACGGTTGGAGCAAGCTTGACCACATTCCGCGGGACAGATGGAATGGCAAGCGTGAGTGGCGTGATGCCGCTGACTTGGGGACAGGATTATGCAGGTCCGATGGCCCGTACAGTTACAGATCTTGCTTATTTGCTTAATGCCACAACAGGCACGGATCCCTCAGATATACTGACTGTAGAAGCAGATGCCAAAAGACCGGCAGACTGGACTGCAGCCCTGAATACCAATGCCCTTCAAGGGAAACGAATTGGCTATATTCCATCATCGTTTAACTCTTCTTTTGCAGATGATGGCACAGGTCAGGCAATCATAGATCAATTCAAGCATTTGGAAGATGCAGGAGCTATTATGGTTGAGATGGCCACCCCACCTGGAGGAGGGGAAAAAACTGAGGGCAATCCAGGTGCAGAAGGCTGGGCAAGGTACCTAGAGCCTCATGCCAACTTCCCTTATGCTTCAGCGAATGAACTGCTCGCTTCCGAGAAAGTACTGCTGTATAACCAAAGAGCCAACCAAAATAGAACTCGAATGTCAGAGGAAGAAGTACAGAAATATATTGATTACAGAACGAACTACAAAAATATTATCGCAGGCTGGATGGACGAATATGAAGTAGACAGTGTGGTTTACGCCGGTTTTATTAGCGATATGTACAACAATGATGCTCAAGCGGCGCAGTTGAGTTCTGACCGAGGAACCGGAGTGTTGACCTCTAGCGTCGGTTTGCCGACGGTAGTAGTTCCTGTAGGCACAAGTCCTAATGGATACTCCATCTCCATGCAGCTGGTTGGTAAAGCATGGGATGATGCGAATGTGCTCGCTATGGGATATGCGCTGGAGCAGCAAAGCATGGCTCAAAGTGTAACCACGTTTGCCCCTGCTTTGAGCTACGTGCCGCCAACGACAACACCAGGAAATGGCGGAGATGAGACGCCAACCACGCCACCAGGAAACGGTAGTGGCGGTGACGCACCAACTACACCGGCACCGACTACACCACCTGTAAATGGAGGTGGTACGGAGACTCCGACAACTCCGGAATTACCAGGAGGAGAACCAGAAGTGCCGGTTACGCCGACACCGGAGCTGAAAACTTTTGCAGACACACAAGGACACTGGGCAAACAGCAGCATTCAGTTCCTGATCCAAAGAGGGCTGATCTCCGGCTATCCGGATGAAACTTTCCGGCCAAACCTCAGCATTACCCGTGCCGAAGCATTAAAAGTGTTGGTTATGGAGCTGGGACTGAATCAGCAAGGGGGCAGCTTTAAGGACGTGCCGAGCACTCACTGGGCCGCCGGTTATATCGGTGCAGCTCAGCAAGCTGGCCTGATGACGGGGTATACAGACGGCAAATTCCGTCCGAATGATCAATTGAACCGTGCAGAAATGGCGGCGTTGGTAGTTAGAGCCTTCCAGCTTGGCGGTAATAGTTCGACGTCCTTCCCGGACGTACAAGCCGACTCCTGGTCAGCTGGTTACATTCATGCACTTTCTGCCAACAACATTGTAACAGGCTACACAGACGGCACCTTCCGCCCTACAAAAGCAATTACTAGAGCCGAATTTGCCACCATGGTCACTAGAGTCTTACAGCGCTAA
- a CDS encoding right-handed parallel beta-helix repeat-containing protein: MFNLQRALPPLRKSVLYAVMLSLTLFTAPTVSQAASVTCSTASCLTSALANAQPGDVITLAAGVTFTGNFVAAKNGTASAKITIKGASSTNKPILNGGTTSSGYALYITGDHYDIRNVKVTNAKKGIMLDHANYTWMEYVDVYSIGEEGVHYRDGSSNNTIKNSTVSDTGKLNPEYGEGVYVGSDVGKWGSYIKETKNNRISSVTFGPNVRAEHVDIKEGSSGTTVENCTFNGTGIAGANYADSFIDVKGNNDVIKNNVGYRNGNSKIVDAFQVHERVSGWGQNASFTGNTLYLDNATPYVVNTDTGATATASNNTRSPSGNMYKGSVN; encoded by the coding sequence ATGTTTAATCTTCAACGCGCTTTACCCCCATTACGAAAGTCTGTACTCTATGCAGTGATGCTCTCGCTCACCTTGTTTACCGCTCCAACGGTCTCTCAGGCCGCATCGGTCACATGCAGTACGGCATCATGCCTCACCTCAGCCCTTGCGAATGCACAGCCTGGCGATGTGATCACTCTTGCTGCAGGAGTCACGTTTACAGGTAACTTCGTCGCCGCGAAGAACGGCACAGCCTCTGCCAAAATCACCATTAAAGGCGCCAGCTCCACCAACAAACCCATCCTTAACGGCGGCACGACCTCCAGCGGTTATGCGCTGTATATTACCGGAGATCATTACGATATCCGCAATGTGAAGGTGACCAATGCCAAAAAAGGCATCATGCTCGATCATGCCAACTACACCTGGATGGAATATGTGGATGTGTACAGCATTGGCGAGGAAGGCGTGCATTACCGGGACGGCAGCTCTAATAATACCATTAAGAATTCGACTGTATCCGATACCGGAAAGCTGAACCCTGAGTATGGTGAAGGCGTTTATGTCGGTTCGGACGTTGGCAAGTGGGGCAGCTACATTAAAGAAACGAAAAACAACCGGATTTCATCCGTTACTTTCGGGCCTAATGTCCGGGCTGAGCATGTTGATATCAAGGAAGGATCTTCTGGAACTACGGTTGAGAACTGTACTTTTAACGGGACAGGCATCGCCGGTGCCAATTATGCAGACAGCTTTATTGATGTAAAGGGCAATAATGATGTTATCAAAAATAACGTCGGCTACCGAAACGGCAACAGCAAGATTGTAGACGCCTTCCAGGTGCACGAGCGCGTCAGCGGATGGGGACAAAATGCGAGCTTCACCGGGAACACCTTGTATCTGGATAATGCTACACCTTACGTGGTCAATACTGACACCGGCGCTACCGCAACAGCTTCAAACAATACCCGCAGCCCTTCCGGCAACATGTATAAGGGAAGCGTCAACTAA
- a CDS encoding helix-turn-helix domain-containing protein, with product MKLLEHALRDLNTDLSADNPLLDRRLTTVQDYICHYVNARDYDRLVEIRESLLELVQELNHKDLLNFRLGRISALTEVIWGITADHRLMSDASVLAPKEQAFISSLHQHKEMTNSELSKLFYMEPNHTSNVLAKLRKLDFVFVRPSGKERWYSLTPIGENVARKLDEEQQRQQRKKVEIIAEDDNAHEVIRPEQMMLYEEEKSYFREQGTYQDSVVLMNTWGGEGRNYVKPRMHGKGKPMVQIIGNAASRASDCEDRFWQRIDFELCRE from the coding sequence GTGAAGTTACTGGAGCATGCACTGCGTGATTTGAATACGGATTTATCAGCGGATAATCCCCTATTGGATAGAAGGTTAACGACAGTACAAGATTATATTTGCCATTATGTGAACGCCCGCGATTATGATCGGTTGGTGGAGATTCGGGAGAGCTTGCTAGAGCTTGTTCAAGAATTGAATCATAAGGATCTACTGAACTTCCGTCTGGGGAGAATCTCCGCGTTGACTGAGGTAATCTGGGGGATTACAGCGGATCATCGACTTATGAGCGATGCTTCCGTGTTGGCGCCGAAGGAGCAAGCTTTTATCAGCAGTCTTCACCAACACAAGGAAATGACCAATTCCGAATTATCCAAACTATTCTATATGGAGCCTAATCATACTAGCAATGTATTGGCCAAGTTACGCAAGCTAGATTTTGTATTCGTCAGACCCTCCGGCAAAGAACGATGGTACTCCTTGACGCCGATCGGTGAGAATGTAGCCCGTAAGTTGGATGAAGAACAGCAGCGTCAACAGCGAAAAAAAGTGGAGATAATAGCCGAAGATGACAATGCGCACGAGGTAATCCGACCAGAGCAGATGATGTTGTATGAAGAGGAAAAGTCGTATTTCAGGGAGCAAGGAACTTATCAAGACTCAGTCGTGTTAATGAATACATGGGGAGGGGAGGGAAGGAATTATGTCAAACCAAGAATGCATGGAAAAGGTAAACCAATGGTTCAGATCATTGGAAATGCCGCTTCAAGAGCTAGTGATTGCGAAGATCGGTTCTGGCAAAGAATCGATTTTGAACTATGTAGAGAGTAA
- a CDS encoding ABC transporter permease: MSAFIKKIIRNRFMLLMILPGTIWFLIFAYLPMFGTVLAFKDFRISPDGFFASVFNSEWVSFKNFEYLFTTNDAYIITRNTILYNMAFIILGLVVAVGFAMLLNELLNKRLAKIYQTGMFLPHFLSWIIISYFAFTFLSVDKGTLNQIITFFGGDPVSWYSEGKYWPYILVFVGIWKGVGYNSVIYLAAITGIDKSYYEAAVIDGASKWKQARYITLPLLKPLMIILTILAIGGIFRSDFGLFYQLPKDSGALYPVTNVIDTFVYRGLVNMGDIGMSTAAGLYQSMVGLVLILLSNYIVRKIEKDHALF; the protein is encoded by the coding sequence ATGTCGGCATTCATCAAGAAGATAATCCGCAACCGGTTTATGCTGCTGATGATTTTGCCAGGAACCATCTGGTTTTTGATTTTTGCGTACCTGCCGATGTTTGGCACCGTGTTGGCTTTTAAGGATTTCAGAATTAGTCCTGACGGATTTTTTGCCAGCGTTTTCAACAGCGAATGGGTCAGCTTCAAGAACTTTGAGTATCTGTTTACGACGAATGATGCGTACATCATTACGCGAAATACCATCCTGTACAATATGGCTTTTATCATTCTCGGTCTGGTGGTTGCGGTAGGGTTCGCGATGCTGCTGAATGAGCTGCTGAACAAGCGGCTGGCCAAGATCTATCAGACCGGCATGTTTCTTCCGCATTTTCTCTCCTGGATTATTATCAGCTACTTCGCATTCACCTTTTTGAGTGTGGATAAGGGGACGCTGAACCAGATCATTACCTTTTTCGGAGGGGATCCGGTCAGCTGGTATTCCGAAGGAAAGTATTGGCCGTACATCCTCGTTTTCGTCGGGATCTGGAAGGGCGTCGGGTATAACAGTGTGATCTATCTGGCGGCGATCACGGGAATTGATAAATCCTATTATGAGGCCGCTGTCATTGACGGGGCGAGCAAATGGAAGCAGGCGCGCTACATTACCCTGCCGCTGCTGAAGCCGTTGATGATTATCCTGACCATCCTGGCTATTGGCGGAATTTTCCGCTCGGACTTTGGTCTGTTCTATCAGCTGCCGAAGGATTCCGGTGCATTGTACCCGGTTACGAACGTTATTGACACCTTTGTATACAGAGGCCTGGTCAATATGGGAGACATCGGGATGAGCACCGCTGCAGGGCTGTATCAGTCGATGGTTGGTCTGGTCCTGATCCTGCTGTCCAATTACATTGTCCGGAAAATTGAAAAAGACCACGCTCTTTTCTAA
- a CDS encoding ABC transporter substrate-binding protein, translating to MFKKKLSLLSLSLIMVLSVFLAACGSKDSGTGAAGTSSEGAAVQSDGTVDSSKLEPVKLKMFMIGPNQKDLPLVQEEINKYLTEKINATLELSMIDWGDYSQRMQVITSSGENYDIAFTSSWAFDYLPNAAKGAFKPLNELLEQYGQGIIDVLDPRFLEGTKVNGVNYGIPANKELAQQFVWRFNKKYLDKYNLDISNVTTLEDLEPLLKTIKENEPADVTPLAVAKGFKPYMPFDFVLGDEIPIGMYIDTKDFKFVNILESPELKSALDTMRKYYKAGYVREDIATLDGIDNMKTGKWLVDREITQPYAELGWSRSAGYDIVTRPMQDPIIYTGSAAGSMMAISSYSKNPERAMMFLNLLNTDEKLRNMIQYGIEDTHYTKLDAPYIEDLPAMKDNYSMPGFALGNMYLTYLHEGEPADKWEAFDEFNSSATTAPTFGFNFDTSPVKTEVAAISNVSKEFISALYTGSVDAAVYLPKAQQKFKDAGMDRVIAEAQKQFDEWKANNQ from the coding sequence ATGTTTAAGAAAAAGCTTTCACTATTATCGCTATCCCTCATCATGGTGCTGTCGGTGTTCCTGGCCGCATGCGGCAGCAAGGACAGCGGTACCGGAGCGGCTGGCACTTCATCCGAGGGCGCAGCTGTACAGAGCGATGGCACGGTAGATTCATCCAAGCTGGAGCCCGTTAAGCTGAAAATGTTCATGATCGGACCGAACCAAAAGGACTTACCGCTGGTGCAGGAAGAGATCAATAAATATTTGACGGAGAAGATCAATGCGACGCTGGAGCTGAGCATGATTGACTGGGGCGATTACAGCCAAAGAATGCAGGTAATCACCAGCTCCGGTGAAAACTACGATATTGCATTCACCAGCTCCTGGGCATTTGATTACTTGCCGAATGCAGCAAAGGGGGCCTTCAAGCCGCTGAATGAGCTGCTGGAGCAGTACGGTCAAGGTATCATTGACGTGCTGGATCCTCGCTTCCTGGAAGGAACGAAGGTCAACGGCGTGAACTACGGAATCCCTGCGAACAAAGAACTGGCACAGCAATTTGTATGGCGTTTTAACAAGAAATATTTGGACAAATACAATCTGGACATTTCCAACGTGACCACACTTGAAGATCTGGAGCCGCTGCTGAAGACGATTAAAGAGAACGAGCCGGCAGATGTTACGCCATTAGCGGTGGCGAAGGGCTTCAAGCCATACATGCCATTTGATTTCGTGCTGGGTGATGAAATTCCAATCGGGATGTACATCGACACCAAGGATTTCAAATTCGTTAACATCCTGGAGTCCCCGGAGCTGAAGAGCGCTCTGGATACGATGCGCAAATACTACAAGGCAGGATATGTTCGGGAGGATATTGCTACCCTGGACGGCATTGACAATATGAAGACAGGCAAATGGCTCGTAGACCGTGAAATTACACAGCCTTATGCGGAGCTCGGCTGGTCCCGCAGTGCTGGCTACGACATTGTCACGCGTCCAATGCAGGATCCGATCATTTACACAGGCTCTGCAGCAGGCTCTATGATGGCGATCTCCTCGTACTCCAAAAATCCGGAGCGGGCCATGATGTTCCTGAACCTGCTGAACACCGATGAAAAGCTTCGCAACATGATCCAATACGGCATTGAAGACACGCATTACACGAAGCTGGATGCGCCATATATCGAGGATCTGCCAGCGATGAAGGACAACTACTCCATGCCTGGATTTGCCTTGGGTAACATGTACCTGACTTATCTGCATGAAGGTGAGCCGGCAGACAAGTGGGAAGCGTTCGATGAGTTTAACAGCTCGGCTACTACCGCACCCACCTTCGGCTTTAACTTTGATACGTCTCCTGTAAAAACCGAGGTAGCTGCCATTTCCAACGTGTCAAAAGAATTTATTTCGGCTCTGTACACGGGCTCTGTGGACGCAGCGGTATACTTGCCAAAGGCACAGCAGAAATTCAAAGACGCTGGCATGGACAGAGTCATTGCTGAAGCCCAGAAGCAATTCGATGAGTGGAAAGCTAACAATCAGTAA
- a CDS encoding putative holin-like toxin, translating to MEVKDALTLMISFGALIVALLTLVVAIVTALNQKK from the coding sequence ATGGAGGTTAAGGATGCACTGACATTGATGATTAGTTTTGGTGCGCTCATTGTAGCGCTGCTTACGCTGGTCGTCGCCATTGTCACTGCATTGAACCAAAAGAAATAG